CCTCCTCGTCCAGGTCCTGTGCCACCTGGTCCATGGACATCCGCCGCCTCCCCCGATCGACTCCGCTGATCCTCCGCCGGGACCTGCCGGCAGGGAAGCACCGCGCGGGGCGAGCCTGCTCACAGCGGATAGGCTGACGGCGGCCGAGTTGGACGAGCGCGAGAGGGAGTCATCCGTGCGCCCAGGTGGACAGCCGAACATGCAGCAGATGCTGAAGCAGGCGCAGAAGATGCAGCAGCAGATCGCCCAGGCCCAGGCGGAGCTGGCCGAGGCGGAGCTGACCGGCACCGCCGGCGGCGGGCTGGTCACCGCGACCGTCTCCGGCTCCGGCGAGCTGAAGTCGATCAGGATCGACCCGAAGGCGGTCGACCCGGAGGACGTGGAGACCCTGGAGGACCTGGTCGTCGCGGCCGTGCACAACGCCGCCGAGGCGGCCCGCGAGCTGACCGAGCAGAAGATGGGCCCGGTCGCGGGCGGTATGGGCGGCCTCGGCCTGCCCGGTTTCTGAGCCTGACCGCATGTACGAGGGTGCCATCCAGGATCTGATCGACGAGCTGGGGCGGCTGCCGGGCGTGGGCCCGAAGAGCGCCCAGCGGATCGCGTTCCACGTGCTGTCCGCCGATCCGGCGGACGTCAACCGGCTGGCCGGCGCGCTGCGCAAGGTCAAGGATCTGGTGCGGTTCTGCACGAGCTGCTACAACGTCGCCGAGAGCGAGCAGTGCCGGATCTGCCGCGACCCGCGCCGCACCGACGAGGTGCTCTGCGTGGTCGAGGAGCCCAAGGACGTGGTGGCGATCGAGCGGACCGGCGAGTTCCGGGGCCGCTACCACGTGCTCGGTGGGGCGATCAACCCGTTGGAGGGGATCGGCCCGGACAGCCTGCGCGTCCGGGAGCTGATGGCCCGGCTCGGCGGCGGGTCGGTCCGGGAGCTGATCCTGGCCACCGACCCGAACACCGAGGGTGAGGCGACCGCGACGTACCTGGCCCTGCTGGTGAAGCCGATGGGGATCGCGGTGACCCGGCTGGCCAGCGGTCTGCCGGTCGGCGGTGACCTGGAGTACGCCGACGAGATCACCCTGGGCCGGGCGTTCGAGGGACGGCGCGCGGTCTGACATGCGCGGGGTCGAGTCGACGGTCGATGTAACAAATTCGCATAGCTGAACCGGGGCGAACCAGGACCATTTCGGGCGGAAAACAGGGTCCTTCCGCGCTGGCCGCAGTGACAAAGACACGATCCGGTACCAACAGCTTCGTCAATAGTTTCGGGGAACTCCGAACGGAGGCTAAGGTCACCGCCAGCGGTGACCCCGGTCACCAGGTTGTCCGTACCCCTTAGGACGAGGTGAAGCACCCATGCGTGCACCCAGGTCGAAGGCCGCGCTGGCGGCCGTTGCGGCCGCGGCCCTCGCGGTCGCAGGCTGCGCCGAGAGCGACCGTGGCGAGGATTCCGGCGGCAGCAAGAAGGACACCCTCATCTTCGGCGTAGCCGGGGACCCGAAGGTGCTCGACCCGAGCTTCGCCAGCGACGGCGAGTCGCTGCGGGTGTCGCGGCAGATCTTCGAGACCCTGGTGACCCCCGAGGAGGGCGGCACCAAGCCCACCCCGGGTCTGGCCGAGTCCTGGACGCCGGACGCCACCGGCACGGTGTGGACGTTCAAGCTCCGCTCCGGGGTGAAGTTCCACGACGGCACCGACTTCAACGCCGAGGCCGTCTGCGTCAACTTCGACCGCTGGTACAACGCCAAGGGCCTCATGCAGAGCCCGGACGTGACCGCGTACTGGCAGGACGTGATGGGCGGCTTCGCCAAGAACGAGAGCCCAGACCTGGGCGAGAGCCTCTTCAAGTCCTGCACCGCCAAGGACGCCGGCACCGTCGACCTGGCCTTCACCCGGGTGTCCAGCAAGGTCCCGGCCGCGCTGATGCTGCCGTCGTTCTCCATGCACAGCCCGAAGGCGCTGGAGCAGTACGACGCCAGCAACGTCACCGGCACCGCCGAGGACATCAAGTACCCGGCGTACGCGATGGAGCACCCGACCGGCACCGGGCCGTTCAAGTTCAAGGCGTGGGACGTCGCCAACAAGACGCTCACCATCGAGCGCAACGACGACTACTACGGCGGCAAGGCCAAGCTGAAGACGATCATCTACAAGACGATCTCCGACGAGAACGCCCGCAAGCAGGCGCTGCGCTCCGGCGACATCCAGGCGTACGACCTGGTCGGCCCGGCCGACGTCGAGCCGCTCAAGGGTGAGGGCTTCAACGTCCTGACCCGCCCGGCGTTCAACATCCTCTACCTGGCGATCAACCAGAAGGGGAACCCGAAGCTGGCCGACCTGAAGGTCCGGCAGGCCATCGCGCACGCCCTGAACCGGCAGGCGCTCGTCGACTCGAAGCTGCCCCCGGGCGCGAAGGTCGCCGAGAACTTCTTCCCGGAGACCGTCGAGGGCTGGAACGGCGACGTCACCAAGTACGACTACAACCCGGAGAAGGCCAAGACGCTGCTGGCCGAGGCCGGCGCGACCAACCTGACCCTGCGGTTCCACTACCCGACCGAGGTCACCCGGCCGTACATGCCGAACCCGAAGGACATCTTCGAGCTGCTCTCGGCGGACCTGAAGGCGGTCGGCATCACCGTCGAGCCGATCCCGCTGAAGTGGAGCCCGGACTACCTCAACGCCACCACCTCCGGCGCCGCCCACGACATCCACTTCCTGGGCTGGACCGGTGACTACGGCGACGGCTACAACTTCATCGGCACCTTCTTCGACCGGCCCAAGGACGAGTGGGGCTTCAACAACCCGGCGCTGTTCGAGAAGTTCAAGAAGGCCGACAGCACCGCCGACATCGCCGCCCGCACCGCGCTCTACAAGGAGCTCAACGCGGACATCATGAGCTTCCTCCCGGGTGTGCCGATCTCGCACTCGCCGCCGGCGATCGTGTTCGGCAAGGACGTGACGGGCATCCAGGCGAGCCCGCTCACCGACGAGCGGTTCGAGACCGCCGAGTTCAAGTCCTGATCTGAGACAACAAGTACGGGCGGGCGTCGACCTCGACGCCCGCCCGTACTTCCCGCACTCTCCTTCGAGGACGCCGTGTTCCGGTTCGTCGTCAGACGCCTGCTCCAGCTCGTACCCACGCTGTTCGGGCTCTCCATCCTGTTGTTCATCTGGCTGCGCCGGTTGCCCGGCGGCCCCGAGACCGCCATCCTCGGCGAGCGGGGCACCCCCGAGATGCGTGCCGCGATCCGCCGCAACCTCGGTCTCGACGAACCGATCATGGTGCAGTACGGCCGGTTCATCCGCCGGATGATCCGCCTCGACCTGGGCACCTCCACCGCCACCAAGCGGGAGGTCACCACCGAGTTCATCCAGCGCTTCCCGGGCACCGTCGAGCTGACCGTGATGGCCCTGGTCATCGCGATCGGCGTCGGCATCCCGCTGGGCTACCTGGCCGCCCGCCGCCGCGGCCGGCTGCTGGACCACCTCTCCGTCGGCGGCTCGCTGATCGGCATCTGCATCCCGGTCTTCTTCCTGGCGTACGTGCTCAAGGCGATCTTCGCGGAGAACCTCGGCTGGTTCCCGTCCAGCGGCCGGCAGGACCCGACGATCGAAGCCACCCGGATCACCAACTTCTTCGTTCTGGACGGGCTGATGACCCGCGAGTGGGACGCCGCCGCCGACGCGATCTGGCACCTGGTGCTGCCCGGTCTCGCGTTGGCGAGCATCCCGCTGGCGATCATCGTGCGGATCACCCGGGCCAGCGTCCTGGAGGTGCTCGGCGAGGACTTCGTCCGTACCGCCGAGGCCAAGGGGCTGACCGAGAACGTGGTCCGCCGGCGGCACGTGCTGCGCAACGCCATGCTGCCGGTGGCCACCTCGATCGGTCTGCTCGCCGGTGGTCTGCTCTCCGGGGCGGTGCTCACCGAGACCGTCTTCGCGTTCAGCGGCATCGGCGCGTTCGTCGCGGAGTCGATCAGCCAGCGTGACTACCCCGTCCTCATGGGCTTCATCCTGATCATCGCGGTGGTGTACGTGCTGGTGAACCTGATCGTCGACCTCTCCTACAGCCTGATCGACCCGAGGGTGAGGGTGCGATGACGATCACCCCGGGCAGGAAGCGCGAGAAGATCGACCGGCTCGCCGAGCTCGCCGCCGCCCGCGACGACGAGCGTGGGGTGAGCCTCTGGCAGGAGGCGTTCCGGCGGCTGCGCCGCAACCCCGCCGCCATCGTCGGCGCGGTCATCCTGACGCTGTTCGTCCTGGTCGCCGTGGTCGGGCCGTTCTTCGTGCCGTACGGGCCGACCGACTCGATCGGCATCCGCGAGGGCCTGGTGAAGTCCGGGCAGGGCATCATCCCCGGCCCGAGCGGCGACCACTGGTTCGGCTTCGACCACCAGGGCCGGGACGTGTTCAGCCGGATGGTCGTCGGGGCCCGGCAGACCCTGCTCGTCGGGGTGGTCTCCACCCTCATCGGGCTCGCGGTCGGCGCGCTGATCGGCGGCGTCGCCGGGGCCGCGGCCGGGCTGGGCGGACGCTGGGGCCGGTGGGTCGACAGCGCCCTGATGCGCTTCGTCGACATGCTGCTGGCCCTGCCGAGCCTGCTGCTCGCGGTGAGCGTCGCGGCCCTGCTCGGGGCCAGCCTGACCACCGTGATGATCGCGGTGGGCGTGGTGTCGGTGCCGGTCTTCGCCCGACTGCTGCGCGGCTCGATGATCTCCCAGTCGAACAGCGACTACGTGCTGGCGGCCACCTCGCTCGGGGTACGCAGGTCGAAGATCGCCCTGACCCACGTGGTGCCGAACTCGCTCGCCCCGGTGATCGTCCAGGCCACGCTGACGCTGGCGACCGCGATCATCGAGGCCGCCGCGTTGTCCTTCCTCGGCCTCGGCAACCCGGACTCGACGATCCCCGAGTGGGGGGTGATGCTCGCCGACGCGCAGCCGTACCTGGGCATCCGGCCGGCGTTGGCGATCTACCCGGCGGTCGGCATCATCGTCACCGCGCTCGGGTTCACCCTGCTCGGCGAGGCGCTGCGTGAGGCCCTCGACCCGAAGCTGCGGAAGTAGGGAGGGGGCTGACATGGCACTGCTCGACGTGGACGACCTGTCCGTGACGTTCGCCCGGCGCGGTCAGCGCACGGTGCACGCCGTGGACGGGGTCTCCTTCTCGGTCGACGCCGGCGAGGTGGTCGGCCTGGTCGGCGAGTCCGGCTGCGGCAAGAGCGTCACCTCGTTGGCGATCATGGGCCTGCTGCCGAAGCAGCCCGGCACCCGGGTCGGCGGCCGGGCGGTCTTCGACGGCACCGACCTGCTCCGGCTCGACGACCGCTCCCGGCGGGACATCCGGGGCCGGGACATCGCGATGATCTTCCAGGATCCGCTCTCCTCACTGAACCCGGTCATCCCGATCGGGGTCCAGGTGACCGAGGTGCTCACCCGGCACCGCGGCATGAAGGGGGACGCGGCGGCGAAGGAGGCCGCCGCGCTGCTCGACCGGGTCGGCATCCCCGACCCGAAGCGGCGGCTCAAGGAGTACCCGCACCAGCTCTCCGGCGGGATGCGCCAGCGCGCCCTGATCGCCATGGCGGTGGCCTGCGAGCCCCGGCTGCTGATCGCCGACGAGCCCACCACCGCCCTGGACGTCACCATCCAGGCGCAGATCCTGGAGCTGCTCAAGGATCTGGTCCGGGACTCCGGCACCGCCCTGGTGATGATCACGCACGACCTGGGGGTGGTGGCCGGCATGTGCGACACCATCAACGTGCTCTACGGCGGCCGGGTGGTGGAGACCGCCCGCCGACGTCCGCTGTTCGCCCAGCCCCGGCACCCGTACACGGTGGGGTTGCTCGGCTCGGTGCCCCGCCTGGACGCCGGCCGGGGCGAGCGGCTGACCCCGATCCCCGGCTCGGTCCGTGACCTGCTGCCCTGGCCGGAGGGGTGCGCGTTCGCGCCGCGCTGCGCACGGCGGACGGACGACTGCCTGGGTGCGCCGCCGGAACTGGTGCTCGCCCACGACGGGCGCAGCTACCGCTGCGTCAACCCGGCCCCGACGGCGGGGGCCGGCGACGCGGCCGTCCCGGCGTCGGGCGGCCCGCCCGCGCCCGTCCCCGCCCCCCGTGAGGAGGACAAGGCGTGACCGACCACGAGATCCTCGTCGAGGTACGCGACCTGAAGGTGCACTTCCCGATCACCCGGGGAGTGCTCTTCGACCGGGTCGTCGGGCACGTCAAGGCCGTCGACGGGGTGGACCTGGACATCCCCCGTGGCCGGACGTACGGGCTGGTGGGCGAGTCCGGCTGCGGCAAGTCCACGCTGGGCCGGGCCCTGCTCCAGCTCACCCCGCCCACCGGCGGGAAGGTCACCTTCGACGGCATCGACCTGACCCGGATGCCGCCGAACAAGCTGCGCGGCATGCGCCGCCGGATGCAGATGATCTTCCAGGACCCGATGTCGAGCCTGGACCCCCGGCAGAACGTCGAGTCGATCCTCACCGAGGGCCTCCAGGCGCACGGCATCGGCGACAGCCGCGACGACCGCCGCCGGACCATCGGCGAGACCCTGGACGCGGTGGGGCTGCCCCGCTGGGCGCTGTCCCGTTACCCGCACGAGTTCTCCGGCGGGCAGCGGCAGCGCATCGGCATCGCCCGCGCGCTGGTGCTCGGGCCGGAGCTGATCGTCGCCGACGAGCCGGTCTCCGCCCTGGACGTCTCGATCCAGGCGCAGGTGGTCAACCTGCTCGACGAGCTCCAGGAGAACCTCGGCCTGACCTACCTGGTGATCGCCCACGACCTCGCGGTGGTACGGCACATCTCCGACGTGGTCGGCGTCATGTACCTGGGCGCGCTGGTCGAGGAGGCCCCGAGCGACCGGCTGTACCAGGAGCCACTGCACCCGTACACGAAGGCGCTGATGTCGGCGGTGCCGGTGCCCGACCCGGAGGTGGAGGACCGTCGGGAACGCATCCTGCTCACCGGCGACCTGCCCTCGCCGGCCAACCCGCCGTCCGGTTGCCGCTTCCACACCCGGTGCCCCTGGGCCCAACCGACCCGGTGCGCGGACGAACGCCCGGTGTTGCGCCCGATCGGCCGCAGCCGGGTCGCCTGCCACTGGGCCGAGCGGATCGCCAGCGGCGAGCTACGCCCGCACTCGGTCGACGCGCAGGTGGTCCGTCCCGCCGACGCGGGCGACGACCCGCACGCCGTCGCCGCCCCCACCGAGCCCGGCTCGTACGTCTGAGGCGTCAGGAAGGGCCTCTCAGGTACCGGCAGGGGCCCTTCCTGACGGCCGGCTCAGCCCTCTCGGGGCGCCCGTCAGCCCTCGGGGCGGTGCAGCAGCCCGACGGCTATCGCGTGCACGGCGTCGAGCGCCGACGGGTCCGGCAGCGTCGCCCGGCCGCCGGTCACCGTGTACCACTCGTCGGCCTCCCGGTACTGCACCCGGAGGGTGACCTGGTCGGCGGTGAGCTCGGTGCGCAGGGTCAGCTCCCCGGTCACCACGCCCACCTCGTCGGTCATCACCCCGCCGGGCCCGGGCACGATGTCACTGCTCCGCGCCTCCGGACCCCCCGACCCGGGCTGCCCGCTCACCTGCACTCCTCCAGCATGTCCGCCAACGCGGCCTTCTCGGCGCTGGTCACCGTCAGCCGCCAGTGGTGCTTGACCGCCACCCAGTTCTCGGCGTACCCGCACCAGTGCGAGCGGTTGGCCGGCTTCCACTGCGACGGATCCTGGTCACCCTTTGCCCGGTTGGAGGACGCGGAGACCGCGATGAGCTGCGGCCGGCTCAGGTCGTTGGCGAACTCGCCGCGTTCCGCGTCGCCCCACTCGTCCGCGCCGGAGCGCCACGCGTTCGCCAGCGGCACCACGTGGTCGATGTCCACGTCGGACGGATCGGTGAAGGTGCGGTCGTCGTACACGCTCTTCCACCGGCCGGCGACCACGTTGCAGCCGGAGAGCTTGATGTCGCTGCCGTCGCGTTCCAGCACGGTGTCCCGTACGTCGCAGTTCTTGCCGGTGTCCCGCCAGTGCGGGAACTTGTCGCGGCTGTAGCCGCGCATCGACCCGGCGGTCGCCACGGTCAACGTCTCCAGTTGCGCCGCGGCGTCACCCCCGGTCGACGGGGAGGGCGCGACCTCCGTCTGGTCGACGGGGGCGCAGCCGACGGCGAGGGCGAGCAGCGCGGCGAGCGCCGCCGCCGCGCGGGCGCGGGGTCCTGATCGGGTAGGTGCAGACGACACCCCTCCAGCTTGCGGGGTTTTCCGGTTTCCGCACGGCAAGCCGGCCGGGTTTCGGCGTTTCGTGGCAACTCTCATATCGCGGGGGGCAGATTAAGGACCATGACGACACCCGCTCCCGCCCTGCGCACCGGCACCGCCGCCGGACGCGGCACGCTGCTGGCCGCGATCCTCGCCTCCGGGATGGTCTTCCTGGACTCGACGGTGGTGAACGTGGCCCTGCCCCGGCTCGGCGCGGAGCTCGGGGCCACCGTGGCCGACCTACAGTGGACGATCAACGGGTACCTGCTGATGCTGGCCGCGTTCGTGCTGCTCGGCGGGGCGCTGGGGGACCGCTTCGGCCGACGGCGGATCTTCCTCGTCGGGGTGGTCTGGTTCACCGTCGCCTCGGTGCTGTGCGGCATCGCCCTGGGCACCGGCTGGCTGATCGTCGCCCGGGTGCTCCAGGGCGCGGGCGGGGCGCTGCTCACCCCGGGCTCGCTCTCGCTGCTCCAGGCCAGCTTCCACCCGGACGACCGGGGAAAGGCCATCGGCGCATGGGCCGGGCTCTCCGGCGTCTCCACCGCGCTCGGGCCGCTCGTCGGCGGCTGGCTCATCGACGCCCTCTCCTGGCGGTGGATCTTCTTCATCAACGTGCTCTTCGCCGTCCCGGTGGTGCTGGCCACGCTGCGTTGGGTGCCGGAGAGCCGGGACGAGACCGTCACCCGCAGCGGCCGGCGGTTCGACATCCTCGGCGCGCTGCTCGGCGCGCTCGCCCTGGCCGGCGTCACGTACGCCCTGATCGACGCCCCGGCCCGTGGGGTCGGCTCGCTCCCGGTGCTGGCCTCGGCGCTGGTCGGGGCGCTCGCGGCGGTGGCCTTCGTGCTGGTCGAGCGGCGGCGCGGGGAGAGCGCGATGCTGCCCACCGGGCTGTTCCGCAGTCGACTCTTCTCGGCGCTGAACGTCTTCACCGTGGTGGTCTACGCGGCGCTCGGCGGCTTCACCTTCTTTCTCGCGGTCTACCTGCAGAACGCCGTCGGCTGGTCGGCGCTGATGACCGGGCTGGCCACCCTGCCGCTGACCGTGCTGCTGCTGGTCGGCTCGGCGCGGGCCGGCGCGCTCGCCGCGCGGATCGGCCCCCGCCTGCCGCTGACGGTGGGGCCGGTGGTGGCCGCCGCCGGGCTGCTCCTGCTGCGCCGGGTCGGCCCCGGCGCGTCGTACTGGGTGGACGTGCTGCCCGGGGTGACCCTGTTCGGTCTCGGGCTGACCCTGGTGGTGGCGCCGCTGACCGCGTCGGTGCTGGCCGCCGTGGACGACCGGTTCGCCGGGGTGGCCAGCGGTTTCAACAACGCCGCCTCCCGGGTGGGCGGGCTGCTGGCGGTGGCCGCGCTGCCGCTGCTGGTCGGGCTGAGCGGCACCGGGTACGAACAGGCCGGGGAGCTGACCCACGCGTACCGGGGGGCGCTGCTGTGGTGCGCGGGTCTGCTGCTGGCGGGGGCGCTGCTGGCCGCCACCTCGGCCCGCCGGGCGGAGGCGCCCCGGGAACGGTGAGTCGGGTCCGGCAGGGGCGGGAGATCGTCCCACCCCTGCCGAACCTGGCGGGTGTCAGGAGCGGGCGCGGTTGACGGCGCTGGTGACCGCCTTCACCGAGGCGGTGACGATGTTGGCGTCCATGCCGACCCCCCACACCGTCCGGCCGTCGATGTCGCACTCCACGTACGCGGCGGCCTGCGCGTCGCCGCCGGAGGAGAGCGCGTGCTCGTGGTAGTCGAGCACCCGTACCGTCACGTGCACCGACTGGAGCGCGTTGACGTACGCGTCGATCGGGCCGTTGCCGACCGCGGCGAGCGCGTGCGGCGTCCCGCCGACCTCGACGGCGGCCTCGATCTCGACCTTGCCGTCGGCGGTGCCGATGGTGTAGTCGGTCAGCGACACCGCCGGGGTGGCCTGGTGGTCGACCAGGTAGTGGCGGGCGAAGATCTCCCACATGGTGGCCGGGTCGACCTCGCCGCCGGCGTGGTCGGTGACCTGCTGGACCACCCCGGAGAACTCGATCTGGAGGCGGCGGGGCAGGTCGAGCTGGTGTTCGCTCTTCATGATGTACGCGACGCCGCCCTTGCCGGACTGCGAGTTGACCCGGATCACCGCCTCGTACGTACGGCCCAGGTCCTTCGGGTCGACCGGCAGGTACGGCACCGCCCAGGTGAACTCGTCGACGGGCGTCCCGGCCGCCGCCGCGTCGGCGTGCAGCGCGTCGAAGCCCTTCTTGATGGCGTCCTGGTGGGAGCCGGAGAACGCGGTGTAGACCAGGTCGCCCGCGTACGGGTGGCGTTCGTGCACCGGGAGCTGGTTGCAGTACTCGACGGCCCGCTTGATCTCGTCGATCCGGGAGAAGTCGATCTGCGGGTCGATGCCCTGGGAGAAGAGGTTCAGCCCCAGCGTGACCAGGTCGACGTTGCCGGTCCGTTCGCCGTTGCCGAACAGGCAGCCCTCGATCCGGTCGGCGCCGGCCAGCAGGCCCAGCTCGGCGGCGGCCACGCCGGTGCCCCGGTCGTTGTGCGGGTGCAGGCTGAGCACCAGGCTGTCCCGCCGGGGCAGGTTGCGGTGCATCCACTCGATCGAGTCGGCGTAGACGTTCGGGGTGGCCATCTCCACCGTCGCCGGCAGGTTGATGATCAGCGGCCGGGTCGGGGTCGGGTCGACCGCCTCGATCACCGCCGCGCAGACCTCCAGCGCGTAGTCCAGCTCGGTGCCGGTGTACGACTCGGGGGAGTACTCGTAGAAGATGTCGGTGTCCGGGGTGTGGATCTCGGCGTACTTCTGGCACAGCCGGGCGCCCTGGGTGGCGATGTCGGTGATGCCGGCCCTGTCCAGCCCGAAGACCACCCGGCGCTGGAGCGTCGAGGTGGAGTTGTAGAAGTGCACGATCGCCCGCTTCGCGCCGCGCAGCGACTCGAAGGTGCGCTCGATCAGGTGCTCCCGGCACTGGGTCAGCACCTGGATGGTGACGTCGTCGGGGATCAGATCCTGCTCGATGAGCTGCCGGACGAAGTCGTAGTCGGTCTGGCTGGCCGACGGGAAACCGACCTCGATCTCCTTGTAGCCCATCTGGACCAGGAGCTGGAACATCCGGCGCTTGCGCTCCGGGGACATCGGGTCGATCAGGGCCTGGTTGCCGTCGCGCAGGTCGACCGCGCACCAACGCGGCGCGGCCTCGACCTGCCGGCCCGGCCACCGGCGGTCCGGCAGGTCGATCCGGAACTGCTGCTGGTACGGCTGGTAGCGGCGGTACGGCATCCGGCTGGGCTGCTGCCGGGCGATCGGATCGTCCGCGACCGGGGTGGCGTCGGTCGCCCCGCTCCCGGTGGTGGCCCCGACCCCGGTGGGGTCGGTGGGCGGAACGGTGGTGCCGGCGGGCTGGGCCATGGCGAAGACTCCTGATGATCATGTGACGTCAGCGTCGGGGGTCGGCGGCGGTGCCGACGGAGCAGGGGCGACCTGGGTCGGCCCGGACGAGAACCGGTGTGCTGGACGGCGCGCGTGCGTCAGCCCCGCGACGAGGTGCCGGCCGGATGGGCCTCGTCGCGGCAGCGAAGGAGGAGAATCGCCCGCCACATGATATTGGTGACCCTACGTGATCACCACGCCGCGCGGAAACTACCGTCCGGAGTTTGGGACGGCGAGGGTGGCCACGCAGCTCAGCCGGCATTCAGGGAGTGGCCGACGGGTCCACCGGTGGCGCCGACGGGTCCCCGGCGTCGCCGTCGGCGGGCGGGGTGGCCGGCGGCGGCGCGGCCGGGTCGAGCGGCTCGCCCTCGACCACCGGCCCGGGAAGCCGCACGGTGGCCGGGGCGGGGCCGGGTGGCCCGGCCAGCCGCAGGGTGCCCAGGGCGGCCCGGACGGCGGTGGGCGTCCCGTCCGGGCCGTAGCAGTAGATCCCGACGTCGAGCGGCGGGTTCAGCGAGGCCGACGTGGACTCGACCGAGTAGCAGGCGCCGGTGGTCTCCGGCAGCGGCCGGCTGACCGACACCGCCAGCGGGGCCTGCCGGTCGGTGAGCACGTCCAGCCAGTCGGTGAAGGGGTGCTGCACCCGGGGGTCGAGGCCGCGCGGGAGCGTGTCGTCCGGGTCGCCGAGGCGTACGCAGGTGGCCGGTTCGGGGCGGGCGGCGGAGGGCAGGGCGCACTGGAACAGCCCGTCGGCGGTGGCGGCCAGCGCGACGTCCACCGTGCCACCGAGCGCCCAGCCCGGCACGTCCACCCGCCAGGTGCCGTCGTTGGCGCTGGTCACCGTGATCGTCCGGGTCGGGCCGCCCGCGTCGGCCAGGGTGTAGCGGGCGGTCAGGTGGCGGTCCTGGGCCGCCGCGGCGAGCGCGGCCAGCTCGTCCCGTGCGCCGTCCGCCCCGGTCGCGGTGGGGTTGCCGCCCGGCGGCTCCGGTGGGTCCGGTGGCGAGTCGTCGGCGGCGCAGCCGGCGAGCGGGCCGCCGACGGCGAGCAGGAGCGGGACGGTCAGCGCGAGCAGGCCGGTCGGCCGGCGGCGCGCGGCGCGGAGGTGGACACCGGTAGGCACCCGCCCATTCTCCGGTCCGCCGGGGTCGCCGGGGGTCCGGGTGGCCGCCGCCGGGCCGGCGTGTCGCCGGTGTGACGGGGGGTGTCGGCGGACGCCGGGATGCGGTAGCGTGCCCCGCCGGGACGCGGTGTCGGTCGCGTCACGGTGCGTGGTCAGGGCCGCTCCCGGGCCGGATCGTGGGATCACCTGACCCGCCGGACAGGGCCGCCCGATACCCTGGGGTGGTCTGACCCGCGCCGCCGGCCACTGGACCGGCGGCGTCGGCACGCTCAGGGCTGCTGCTGGGAGGGAGTGCGCCGTCGTGGCACTCGTGGTGCAGAAGTACGGCGGGTCCTCCGTCGCCAACGCGGAGCGGATCAAGCGGGTGGCGGAACGGATCGTCGCCGCCCGCAAGGCCGGTGACGACGTGGTCGTCGTGGTCTCCGCGATGGGGGACACCACCGACGAGCTGCTCGACCTGGCGAACCAGGTGAGCCCGCTGCCGCCGGGCCGCGAGCTGGACATGCTGCTCACCGCCGGGGAGCGGATCTCCATGGCGTTGCTCGCCATGGCCATCCACAACCTGGGGT
The sequence above is a segment of the Micromonospora sp. WMMD882 genome. Coding sequences within it:
- a CDS encoding HNH endonuclease family protein; translation: MSSAPTRSGPRARAAAALAALLALAVGCAPVDQTEVAPSPSTGGDAAAQLETLTVATAGSMRGYSRDKFPHWRDTGKNCDVRDTVLERDGSDIKLSGCNVVAGRWKSVYDDRTFTDPSDVDIDHVVPLANAWRSGADEWGDAERGEFANDLSRPQLIAVSASSNRAKGDQDPSQWKPANRSHWCGYAENWVAVKHHWRLTVTSAEKAALADMLEECR
- the leuA gene encoding 2-isopropylmalate synthase, which gives rise to MPYRRYQPYQQQFRIDLPDRRWPGRQVEAAPRWCAVDLRDGNQALIDPMSPERKRRMFQLLVQMGYKEIEVGFPSASQTDYDFVRQLIEQDLIPDDVTIQVLTQCREHLIERTFESLRGAKRAIVHFYNSTSTLQRRVVFGLDRAGITDIATQGARLCQKYAEIHTPDTDIFYEYSPESYTGTELDYALEVCAAVIEAVDPTPTRPLIINLPATVEMATPNVYADSIEWMHRNLPRRDSLVLSLHPHNDRGTGVAAAELGLLAGADRIEGCLFGNGERTGNVDLVTLGLNLFSQGIDPQIDFSRIDEIKRAVEYCNQLPVHERHPYAGDLVYTAFSGSHQDAIKKGFDALHADAAAAGTPVDEFTWAVPYLPVDPKDLGRTYEAVIRVNSQSGKGGVAYIMKSEHQLDLPRRLQIEFSGVVQQVTDHAGGEVDPATMWEIFARHYLVDHQATPAVSLTDYTIGTADGKVEIEAAVEVGGTPHALAAVGNGPIDAYVNALQSVHVTVRVLDYHEHALSSGGDAQAAAYVECDIDGRTVWGVGMDANIVTASVKAVTSAVNRARS
- a CDS encoding MFS transporter — encoded protein: MTTPAPALRTGTAAGRGTLLAAILASGMVFLDSTVVNVALPRLGAELGATVADLQWTINGYLLMLAAFVLLGGALGDRFGRRRIFLVGVVWFTVASVLCGIALGTGWLIVARVLQGAGGALLTPGSLSLLQASFHPDDRGKAIGAWAGLSGVSTALGPLVGGWLIDALSWRWIFFINVLFAVPVVLATLRWVPESRDETVTRSGRRFDILGALLGALALAGVTYALIDAPARGVGSLPVLASALVGALAAVAFVLVERRRGESAMLPTGLFRSRLFSALNVFTVVVYAALGGFTFFLAVYLQNAVGWSALMTGLATLPLTVLLLVGSARAGALAARIGPRLPLTVGPVVAAAGLLLLRRVGPGASYWVDVLPGVTLFGLGLTLVVAPLTASVLAAVDDRFAGVASGFNNAASRVGGLLAVAALPLLVGLSGTGYEQAGELTHAYRGALLWCAGLLLAGALLAATSARRAEAPRER